One Osmerus eperlanus chromosome 23, fOsmEpe2.1, whole genome shotgun sequence DNA segment encodes these proteins:
- the rpl34 gene encoding large ribosomal subunit protein eL34, with protein MVQRLTYRRRLSYNTASNKTRLSRTPGNRIVYLYTKKVGKAPKSACGICPGRLRGIRAVRPQVLMRLSKTKKHVSRAYGGSMCAKCVRDRIKRAFLIEEQKIVVKVLKAQAQSQKSK; from the exons ATGGTTCAACGCCTGACTTACCGTCGTAGGTTATCCTACAACACCGCCTCCAACAAGACTAGACT GTCCCGGACTCCCGGTAACCGCATCGTTTACTTGTACACCAAGAAAGTGGGCAAGGCTCCCAAGTCAGCATGCGGCATCTGCCCAGGAAGGCTACGCGGA ATCCGTGCAGTCAGACCCCAGGTCCTGATGAGGCTCTCCAAGACTAAGAAGCACGTCAGCAGAGCCTATGGAGGATCTATGTGCGCCAAGTGTGTGCGTGACAG GATCAAGCGTGCCTTCCTGATTGAGGAGCAGAAGATCGTTGTCAAGGTGCTGAAGGCACAGGCACAGAGCCAGAAATCTAAGTGA
- the ostc gene encoding oligosaccharyltransferase complex subunit ostc: METLYGLPFAVLECPNIKLKKPSWFHMPSAMTVYAIVIVSYFLITGGIIYDVIVEPPSVGSMTDEHGHQRPVAFLAYRVNGQYIMEGLASSFLFTMGGLGFIILDRSNAPNIPKLNRFLLLFIGFVSVLLSFFMARVFMRMKLPGYLMG; this comes from the exons ATGGAGACATTATACGGTCTACCGTTTGCGGTTTTAGAATGCCCAAACATCAAACTAAAAAAGCCCTCGTGGTTCCACATGCCATCAGCAATGACGGTTTATGCCATCGTTATTGTGTCATATTTTCTCATCACTGGAG GAATAATCTACGATGTTATCGTGGAACCACCCAGTGTCGGCTCAATGACCGATGAACATGGGCACCAGCGGCCAGTTGCCTTTTTAGCATACAG AGTGAACGGCCAGTACATCATGGAGGGATTGGCCTCCAGCTTTCTCTTTACGATGGGGGGTCTTGGCTTCATCATACTAGACCGCTCCAATGCTCCCAACATCCCCAAACTCAACCGCTTCCTGCTGTTGTTCATCGGATTTGTTAGCGTGCTCCTGAGCTTCTTCATGGCCAGAGTCTTCATGAGGATGAAGCTACC TGGATATCTGATGGGTTGA
- the etnppl gene encoding ethanolamine-phosphate phospho-lyase has protein sequence MTAETFDKKKTIELRKKHIGPSCKVFFSHDPIKIVRARGQYMYDENGERYLDCINNVAHVGHSHPEVVKAGAEQMALLNTNSRFLHDNLVNYAQKLQTTLPDKLSVCYFVNSGSEANDLALRLAWQYTGHKDIITLDNAYHGHVSSLIHISPYKFHQLSDAEQSHSVHVALSPDTYRGKYRESHPDPATAYADNVKDIIQKAHASGHKIAAFIAESLQSCGGQVIPPSGYFQKVAHHVRQAGGLFIADEVQVGFGRVGTSFWAFQLHGEDFVPDIVTMGKPIGNGHPMSCVVTTREVAEAFQSSGMEYFNTFGGNPVSCAIGLAVLDVIQKEDLQSNALRVGAYLSRLLEQQKEKHALVGDVRGRGLFVGVELVRDRLKLTPATAEAQEIIYKLKEQRILLSADGPHRNVLKFKPPLCFTEEDCDFVVQKIDQILTDLENALGLHLPGMENTENGGSKRKVSAEENRHQPNGNGTSKETPLPASKPTKRIRT, from the exons ATGACAGCGGAGACTTTTGATAAAAAGAAGACTATAGAACTGAGGAAGAAGCACATTGG TCCGTCATGCAAAGTCTTCTTCAGTCACGATCCGATCAAGATTGTGCGTGCCAGAGGCCAGTACATGTATGATGAGAATGGGGAACGGTACTTGGATTGCATAAACAACGTGGCTCACG TGGGCCACAGCCACCCGGAGGTCGTGAAGGCAGGAGCAGAACAGATGGCTCTGCTGAACACCAACTCTCGCTTCCTGCACGATAACCTGGTGAACTATGCCCAGAAGCTGCAGACCACGCTGCCTGACAAGCTCTCCGTCTGCTACTTTGTCAACTCTGG CTCTGAAGCCAACGACCTCGCTCTTCGACTGGCCTGGCAATACACTGGCCACAAAGACATCATAACACTGGACAA TGCGTATCACGGTCACGTGTCATCGCTCATCCACATCAGCCCATACAAGTTCCACCAGCTGTCAGACGCAGAGCAAAGCCATTCTGTACATGTG GCGCTGAGTCCAGACACGTACCGAGGCAAATATAGAGAATCCCACCCAGACCCCGCTACAGCGTACGCCGACAACGTTAAAGACATCATACAAAAGGCCCATGCCAGTGGACATAAG ATTGCTGCTTTTATCGCCGAGTCCCTGCAGAGTTGTGGTGGGCAGGTTATCCCTCCTTCGGGCTACTTCCAAAAAGTGGCACA TCATGTTCGTCAAGCAGGGGGTTTATTCATCGCTGATGAGGTCCAGGTGGGTTTTGGGCGTGTTGGCACCAGCTTCTGGGCCTTCCAGCTGCACGGTGAAGATTTTGTTCCTGATATTGTTACCATGGGTAAACCCATCGGCAACGGGCACCCTATGTCCTGTGTGGTGACAACCAGAGAAGTGGCAGAGGCCTTCCAGTCATCTGGGATGGAATACTTCAACACG TTCGGAGGGAACCCGGTGTCCTGTGCCATCGGCCTGGCTGTGCTGGACGTGATCCAGAAAGAGGACCTCCAGAGCAACGCCCTCCGTGTGGGGGCGTACCTGAGCAGGCTGCTGGAGCAGCAGAAGGAGAAGCATGCCCTGGTGGGGGATGTcag GGGCCGTGGACTGTTTGTAGGGGTGGAACTTGTGAGGGACAGATTGAAGCTGACGCCAGCAACCGCTGAAGCCCAGGAGATCATATACAA ACTGAAGGAACAACGCATCCTTCTGAGTGCGGATGGTCCTCACCGCAACGTGCTCAAGTTCAAACCACCCTTGTGCTTCACTGAGGAGGACTGTGACTTTGTGGTGCAGAAGATTGACCAGATTCTCACAG ATCTTGAGAATGCCCTTGGTCTACACCTTCCTGGcatggagaacacagagaatgGAGGCAGTAAAAGGAAGGTCTCCGCTGAGGAAAACAGACATCAACCAAATGGAAATGGAACCAGCAAGGAGACCCCACTGCCAGCCTCCAAGCCGACCAAGAGAATAAGGACATAG